From the genome of Solanum lycopersicum chromosome 12, SLM_r2.1:
TGGTCAGGGCACAAGTAGTAGGATGGCCACCAATTAGATCTTTTCGGAAGAATATGGTTAGTAATCCTCCAAAGACTGAGGAAGATGCAAATGGTAAGCTAGTAGCAGGTTGTCATTATGTCAAAGTCAGCATGGATGGTGCTCCGTACCTGAGGAAGGTTGATCTTACTATGTACAACAGCTATAAGGATCTATCTTCAGCACTAGAGAAAATGTTCCGTTGCTTCAAGGCTGGTAATTCTTGGTTTTATGGTTGTTATTACTTTTACCATTGAAGGCATCCCCATGAACGCTTCATGCGGTTGTTCTTTTCGACTCTGAAATCAATTTCAGTTCTGCACTTTGTACTGAAGTTACTATCTTCTAGAGGAGTAATTGTTATATGGTGTCACTGAAATGACCTTGAAAAGCTCAAATCGATACCTTTTGTTGTTCAAAGTTGAAATTATATTTGTCTTAGTTCTCCGAAATTTCAATATTCTTTATCTTGATCAAGGATTTTTGCCCTTAAAAGCAGCTACATGCTGCTCGAGTCGGGATGTGTTGGTCGTTAGTTACTTGCAAATCTTAAAAAGCTTCTCTTTTATAGCCCAAGGAAAGATAAGGTATTTAAACAAGGTGTAAGCTATGTTGTTCGGACTCTCCAAAGATGTTGCTGCAGCCGTGTCGGATCTTCCAAATACGTACTACTTTTTGAGGATCCAGTACACACCCAGTGTCATTTTTGGAGAGTCGGAGCAACATAGGATGTAAGAAAATGTTTAAGTAAAACTATTATCATTCATATATGTAGTTTTGATTGAACGAGTAGTATCACATTGATATAGAAACCGAGTTCCTAACTACATCTTTCGAACATGCTTTACGTTTTCTTCCTCTAAGAGCCTATTAATTTTGAGTTTCATCTATAATTTATTTAGGCCAATGTGAAACTCAAGGCATTTCTCTAAGTGATGGACTTAAAGAAAGCAAATTGGCGGATCTTCTACATGGATCTGAATACGCTCTTACTTATGAAGACAAGGACGGTGATTGGATGCTTGTCGGTGATGTCCCATGGGAGTAAGTCTTACATCTTaacttaaacttttaaaaacattccgaaaaaatttcttaaagcTCACAAACAGGTTAGTTTGTTTGAGCTCTAATGCTGTAAATATGATTTCAAACCTGTCTTGACGATAGAGGACTGGTGTAAAGTGTAAACGCCTGTTCACACTACAATATATACTTTGCCTCACAAGCTTCAAAATTTGCTGTCAAAGTTAAACTTATATTTTGCTGTTCATGAAGATCCCACCAGACGCCTTTTACGTTTGACAGGCCTTGAACTAGATTAGAATCATTGTGAACGAATCTTATGATATTTATGCAAGAGAGTTTAATTGATCATTCCCGTAAGTTGAACATCACTCATTTTTACTATGTAATTCCTACTCgtcgtttttttttttctgtatgTTTATAGGATGTTCACAGAATCCTGCAAGAAGCTGAGGATCATGAAGAGTTCAGATGCAAATGGTCTAGGTAATTACATGTTGCTCACATACATCTGAGAAATGCATTCGATTTTGTTTACTACATCGACTACTTCCAAAATGAAATGTACCAAACTAAACAACGCGAGAATGAATGTTATACTATACGACATGTAACCTACAGTATATCTCCTGTTACCTGCAGCTCCAAGAGCCGCGGAGAAGTGCAAAGATCGTTAGAATCTGCAGTACTTTCGCTGCAAACATTCAATCAATTCTCTATAAGCAATGAGAAGTCGAAATTCACATGTTTCTTCCTATTCATGTTAAGGTAGATCACCAAATCTGTGGATTTGAAGATCGACGCCAGGATTTCGAGTGTTTCTGTCTTGGAAATCTTTAGTATAACTATTTGTGttacatatatattcataatatatgcAAAAGTATTCCAATTTATAGCCATAGTAGtatgttgttcttttttttttctgtattGTTACTGCTTGAGTCTCCAAGGCTTGTGAAAGAAAATGTAAATGGTCTCACTTTTGTTTATAAAAGTTTCTTTGTATGTGCATCTCGATTAAAGAGGCCCTGGTGAACCGTCATAATTAGTGAACGAGTGTAAGCTTCGCTGCCCGACAGTATGGAGTTCCAATCGATCTCCTCCAACAGACAATAGAGGGCTCTGACCTGACCACAGTCAATCAGTCTATTGTTCTGGTTCTATAGAGTCTTTGTTGTTCAGCATCTTGAACTAGCCATCCCTAACCAGTTGAACCGTTCTCTTATAGAACGGGTAAGCCACAAAAGAATGTTCCTTGCTTCCAGCTATCCTCATGAGTCATTTTTGCTGTAATCTGTCTCTCGATAAGAAGTCCCACCAGCACTGATACCGatatttttgatatgtttttgtgGTTGTAATATATCAAGTCTCGCTTgtgaataattaaatatacacCTACAAATTTTGTCGATCTTTCTAAATAACTTATCAAGATAGATATAATGAAGATGGTATTAATGTTATACCCCGTGGACGTAAGacctaatttaatttgataggtcCCAGTAAAATCCATATCTTTAGCCCACTGAAGAAAGCCCAAAAACTCTAAAACTCAATCCACTAAAACACATTTGTTCAGTAGTGTTtatggtttgatttgatttgattcgATCATTACATACTTAAAAGTAAATCGAATTAACTAAGATGATTTTTAACTCGAAGCTTAAACAATAATTGAAGTAACACAACATAATTATAAACTCttgttatgaatttttaatttaaccaAGTTAGGATGTTAGTATAGATCTTGCAATTTGACAAATTAACAATGTGAGACCATATATTCTTAGACTAGTAGAGGATTCAAGATTTAAAGTCTCTAGATTTTTTCCATAACGACTTtaagtaaatataaataattgtgtGCCTATTAAAATAGTTATAGGTATTTTTTtgtctaaatttatataaaatgttcTTTTTAGGTTATCACCTAATAATGTCacctttttatattaatgaaatataatttatagtttGACAAATATCTAAAACTCATCTTTGAGTCTGACAAGTTATAAAAGTCATTCATTATCATTCATTTGTCTGCTCATTATTAAACTTCGTgcctatattattttaaaaaaataattttaaccgACCTCCAATCTAGAGGCTgtttttttgacctttttttagTAGAGTTGGTCAAacattatcaaaaatttaaaacggTGAAAATATTAGAGTTCTCaagtaaaaattatttgattcacGTGAATTCAATAATAGATCCTCGAGATCTGCCCTTAGCTACAACTTCACTCATACTAATATGCCATCTGGATGAGTTGCATGAATGGTGAGTTTTCATAAGCAAGTTGGCTTATATAACAAATACAATTTGCTAAATTAAAATCTACaacaaatatttcatattattcaaaAGCTTAAAGTACATATGGAATATctgttgaaaaagaaaatataatatgtcCATCATCAAGTGTTACAATAAAGTacttcacaaaataaaaaaaattgttcaaggaaatttcctttttagtacATTAATTCccaattcaaatataattacTAAATATATCCCACatgttcaataaaaatattaatggaCCTAGTTGGTTATTTTACTACCATCAATTATGAGTCACTCCATGTGTTAATGAGTCTATCttgatgtaaaatatatatatatatatatactcatatGACAGAGTTTTAGGAGTATACTACTTTGTTTCATTGCTTTAGCAAATTGATATATAAAAGTTTACTATATATGCATC
Proteins encoded in this window:
- the IAA8 gene encoding auxin-responsive protein IAA8 — its product is MSISIEGNSDKSCVSSMDSKDLNFKATELRLGLPGSESPPDKNDYPLGVLKIFPSGAKRGFSDTINGDSGRWGFGSEVDFVKNSSFIVSPKGVKVGNKILGSVCNESSSVKEGTPKSPRPVEEKKALICSTNSHGVAPAAKAQVVGWPPIRSFRKNMVSNPPKTEEDANGKLVAGCHYVKVSMDGAPYLRKVDLTMYNSYKDLSSALEKMFRCFKAGQCETQGISLSDGLKESKLADLLHGSEYALTYEDKDGDWMLVGDVPWEMFTESCKKLRIMKSSDANGLAPRAAEKCKDR